From the genome of Nocardia sp. NBC_01503, one region includes:
- a CDS encoding response regulator transcription factor has product MPDDRMTPHSIWILVCEDDDDPGDRVAAGLREAGFIVDLTRNLAEARPSCGARRYDCLIVDRGLPDDDGLDLIRRQRDSGHRTPALVITARDSPRDRTEGYASGADDYLAKPFSLSELAARVRALCGRRPRSPVPVLTVGDLVVDRLRRRVQRNGVLLTMTSPEFCALELLAARAGTMVSRTENAEYCSATPSAASVADVIHRLDRKLGEPQLIRPTGPGYLLPI; this is encoded by the coding sequence ATGCCCGACGATCGGATGACGCCCCACAGCATATGGATTCTGGTGTGCGAGGACGATGACGATCCGGGCGATCGAGTCGCCGCCGGATTACGGGAGGCGGGTTTCATCGTCGACCTGACCCGAAATCTCGCCGAGGCCCGGCCCAGCTGCGGTGCACGCCGCTACGACTGCCTGATCGTCGATCGCGGACTGCCCGATGACGACGGGCTGGATCTGATCCGGCGGCAACGGGATTCGGGGCATCGCACCCCGGCGTTGGTCATCACCGCCCGCGACAGCCCGCGGGATCGCACCGAGGGCTATGCCAGTGGCGCGGACGACTACCTGGCCAAACCGTTCTCCCTGAGTGAACTGGCCGCCCGGGTGCGGGCCCTGTGCGGCCGCCGCCCCCGCTCGCCCGTACCGGTGCTGACCGTCGGCGATCTGGTGGTGGATCGGCTGCGCCGGCGCGTGCAGCGCAATGGCGTACTGCTGACCATGACCTCGCCCGAGTTCTGCGCACTGGAGCTGCTCGCGGCCCGCGCCGGAACCATGGTCAGTCGCACCGAGAACGCCGAATACTGCAGTGCGACACCGTCGGCGGCGAGTGTGGCGGATGTCATCCACCGGCTGGACCGCAAACTCGGTGAGCCGCAGCTCATTCGCCCGACCGGCCCGGGCTATCTGCTGCCCATCTGA
- a CDS encoding nitroreductase family deazaflavin-dependent oxidoreductase — protein sequence MPLTGEYEPSPTAWAREQAELYEGSNGAEGSVMQGKPIILLTTRGAKSGKLRKTPLMRVEHDGEYAVVASLGGAPKHPVWYWNIKADPHVDLRDGAVVKDYTAREVTGDEKAIWWKRAVEAWPDYENYTKKTDREIPVFVLTERD from the coding sequence ATGCCACTTACCGGAGAATATGAACCCAGCCCTACCGCTTGGGCCCGTGAGCAGGCCGAGCTGTACGAAGGCTCGAACGGTGCCGAAGGCAGCGTTATGCAAGGCAAACCCATCATCCTGCTCACCACGCGCGGTGCGAAGTCCGGCAAGCTCCGCAAGACCCCGCTCATGCGGGTCGAACACGATGGTGAGTACGCGGTCGTCGCCTCGCTCGGCGGCGCACCCAAACATCCCGTCTGGTACTGGAATATCAAGGCCGATCCGCATGTCGACCTGCGGGACGGCGCGGTGGTGAAGGATTACACCGCCCGTGAGGTCACCGGCGACGAGAAGGCAATCTGGTGGAAGCGCGCCGTCGAGGCGTGGCCGGACTACGAGAACTACACCAAGAAGACCGATCGCGAGATTCCGGTCTTCGTGCTGACCGAGCGCGACTGA
- the glgX gene encoding glycogen debranching protein GlgX, protein MAPATTDTAPLGVWPGTAYPLGATYDGAGTNFSVFSEVAKRVDLCLLGVDDRETRIPLDEVDGYVWHAYLPGVGPGQRYGFRVHGPFDPARGLRCDPSKLLLDPYGKAFEGDFGADAAPYNYGQNTLGHTMTGVVINPFFDWADDRAPKRPYHETVIYETHVKGMTITHPDVPPELRGTYAGMAHPAIVAHLRSLGITAVELMPVHQFLHDRVLLDRGLRNYWGYNSFGYFAPHLEYAASKTPGAAVTEFKAMVRALHAAGIEVILDVVYNHTAEGNEFGPTLSLRGIDNAAYYRLVDDDPQHYMDYTGTGNSLNVRHPHTLQLIMDSLRYWVLEMHVDGFRFDLAATLARELHDVDRLSTFFDLVHQDPVVSQVKLIAEPWDVGEGGYQVGNFPVAWTEWNGKYRDTVRDYWRGQPATLGEFASRLTGSSDLYEATGRRPSASINFITAHDGFTLADLVSYNDKHNDANGEDNRDGENYNRSWNCGVEGPTDDPEILAVRARQSRNLLATLLLSQGTPMLLHGDELGRTQGGNNNVYCQDSPLSWMDWSLMHTNTELLEFTRRAVAVRTAHPVFRRRRFFDGRPATTHDHPDDIAWFTPAGAEMTDADWETGFGRSLTVFLNGDGIREPGPRGERIGDDSFLLCFNAHDADLAFTLPPAEHGAVWSVELDCSTPTGAAAHDQQFPASSTMAVPARCLLVLRRTA, encoded by the coding sequence ATGGCTCCCGCGACTACCGATACGGCACCGCTCGGTGTCTGGCCGGGAACCGCCTATCCACTGGGCGCCACCTATGACGGCGCGGGCACCAATTTCTCGGTCTTCTCCGAGGTCGCCAAGCGGGTCGATCTCTGCCTACTGGGCGTGGACGATCGCGAGACGCGCATCCCCCTCGACGAGGTGGACGGATATGTCTGGCATGCCTATCTGCCCGGAGTCGGCCCGGGACAGCGCTACGGCTTCCGCGTGCACGGGCCCTTCGATCCCGCGCGCGGGCTGCGCTGCGATCCGAGCAAACTGCTCCTCGATCCCTACGGCAAGGCGTTCGAGGGCGATTTCGGGGCCGATGCCGCACCCTACAATTACGGACAGAACACCCTCGGGCACACCATGACCGGTGTGGTCATCAACCCGTTCTTCGACTGGGCCGACGACCGCGCGCCCAAACGCCCGTACCACGAGACGGTCATCTACGAGACCCACGTCAAGGGTATGACCATCACACATCCGGACGTGCCGCCGGAGCTGCGCGGCACCTACGCCGGAATGGCGCATCCGGCGATCGTGGCGCATCTGCGGAGCCTGGGTATCACCGCCGTCGAACTCATGCCCGTACACCAGTTCCTGCACGACCGCGTCCTGCTCGATCGCGGACTGCGAAACTACTGGGGCTACAACAGTTTCGGCTACTTCGCCCCGCATCTGGAGTACGCCGCGAGCAAGACCCCCGGTGCGGCCGTCACCGAATTCAAGGCCATGGTGCGGGCATTGCACGCCGCGGGCATCGAGGTGATTCTCGATGTGGTCTACAACCACACCGCCGAGGGCAATGAATTCGGGCCGACGCTGTCCCTCCGGGGTATCGACAATGCCGCGTATTACCGTCTGGTGGACGATGATCCACAGCACTACATGGATTACACCGGCACCGGGAACAGCCTCAATGTGCGGCATCCGCACACCCTGCAACTGATCATGGACTCGCTGCGCTACTGGGTGCTCGAGATGCATGTCGACGGCTTCCGCTTCGATCTGGCCGCCACCCTGGCACGCGAATTGCATGATGTGGACCGGCTTTCCACCTTCTTCGACCTGGTGCACCAGGATCCGGTGGTGAGCCAGGTCAAGCTCATCGCCGAACCCTGGGATGTCGGCGAGGGCGGCTATCAGGTCGGCAATTTCCCGGTCGCCTGGACCGAGTGGAACGGCAAATACCGTGACACCGTGCGGGATTACTGGCGCGGACAACCGGCCACATTGGGCGAGTTCGCCTCTCGGCTCACCGGCTCCTCCGATCTGTACGAGGCCACCGGCCGCCGCCCCAGCGCCAGTATCAATTTCATCACCGCACACGACGGCTTCACCCTCGCGGATCTGGTGTCCTACAACGACAAACACAATGACGCCAACGGTGAGGACAATCGCGACGGCGAGAACTACAACCGCTCCTGGAACTGCGGCGTCGAAGGCCCCACCGACGATCCGGAGATTCTGGCCGTGCGCGCTCGGCAGAGCCGCAATCTGCTTGCCACCCTGCTGCTTTCCCAGGGCACCCCGATGCTGCTACACGGTGACGAACTCGGCCGCACCCAGGGCGGCAACAACAATGTCTACTGTCAGGACTCACCGCTGTCGTGGATGGACTGGTCCCTCATGCATACCAATACCGAACTGCTCGAATTCACCCGCCGCGCGGTCGCCGTCCGCACCGCGCATCCGGTGTTCCGGCGGCGGCGGTTCTTCGACGGACGGCCCGCGACCACCCATGACCATCCCGACGACATCGCCTGGTTCACCCCCGCCGGGGCCGAAATGACCGATGCCGATTGGGAAACCGGCTTCGGTCGCTCGCTCACCGTCTTCCTCAACGGCGACGGGATACGCGAACCAGGGCCGCGCGGGGAGCGCATCGGCGACGACTCGTTCCTGCTCTGCTTCAATGCCCATGACGCCGACCTCGCCTTCACCCTCCCGCCCGCCGAACACGGCGCGGTCTGGTCGGTGGAGCTGGACTGCTCCACACCCACCGGTGCGGCAGCGCACGACCAGCAGTTTCCCGCCTCGTCCACCATGGCAGTGCCCGCACGCTGTCTCCTCGTCCTGCGCCGTACGGCATGA
- a CDS encoding glycosyltransferase: MTGELVGLATPAEREHALRTAVQGLRENDPMASASVAFLPWQRNTVFAAVGIMLVCAVLAPLTTLVVLMAVCTLGYIAVLADRVLIFTRGMARDAILTVSDERALALPEDQLPPYTILVPAYGEPEVVGDLIAALNGLDYPRDRMQALLLLEEDDAPTIDAARAAGIGTAGSEHITIVLVPAADPRTKPKACNYGLHAATGDIVTIYDAEDIPDPLQLRRVVAAFAELPRSVVCVQAKLAFHNARQNLLTAWFTMDYGLWFSFLLPGLMRSSAPIPLGGTSNHFRRNVLIDIGAWDPYNVTEDADLGVRIAARGYSTAVIDSTTLEEANPDPINWIRQRSRWYKGYLQSWLVHVRRPIQLWRKIGPVSFLRFTLILAGTPIIACLNLLFWFITMTWIFGQPELIERIFPAAVYFPALIALVLGNSATVYMNLVACRENDRPDLLVACLLSPAYWLLMAVAATKGCWQLVRNPSYWEKTFHGLGTAKETAE, translated from the coding sequence ATGACCGGCGAGCTTGTCGGCCTGGCTACCCCGGCGGAGCGCGAGCACGCCCTGCGCACCGCCGTACAGGGACTGCGAGAGAACGATCCGATGGCCTCGGCGTCGGTGGCTTTCCTACCGTGGCAACGCAATACGGTCTTCGCGGCGGTGGGGATCATGCTGGTGTGCGCGGTCCTGGCACCGCTCACCACGCTGGTCGTACTGATGGCAGTGTGCACGCTCGGATATATCGCGGTGCTCGCGGATCGGGTGTTGATCTTCACCCGCGGTATGGCCCGCGACGCCATTCTCACGGTGTCCGATGAACGCGCACTCGCCCTGCCCGAGGACCAATTGCCGCCCTACACCATTCTGGTCCCCGCCTACGGCGAGCCCGAAGTCGTGGGCGATCTCATCGCCGCCCTGAACGGTCTGGACTATCCGCGCGACCGGATGCAGGCGCTGCTGCTGCTGGAGGAGGACGACGCCCCCACCATCGACGCCGCCCGCGCCGCCGGAATCGGTACCGCCGGAAGCGAACACATCACCATCGTGCTGGTGCCCGCGGCCGATCCGCGCACCAAACCCAAGGCGTGCAATTACGGTCTGCACGCGGCCACCGGGGATATCGTCACCATCTACGACGCCGAGGACATTCCCGATCCGCTGCAACTGCGCCGGGTGGTGGCGGCCTTCGCGGAGCTGCCGCGCTCGGTGGTGTGCGTACAGGCCAAACTCGCCTTCCACAATGCCCGGCAGAATCTGCTGACCGCCTGGTTCACCATGGACTACGGACTGTGGTTCAGCTTCCTGCTGCCCGGTCTGATGCGCAGCAGTGCGCCGATTCCCTTGGGCGGCACCTCGAATCACTTCCGCCGCAATGTGCTCATCGATATCGGTGCGTGGGATCCGTACAACGTGACCGAGGACGCCGATCTCGGGGTGCGCATCGCCGCGCGCGGATACTCCACGGCCGTCATCGACTCCACCACCCTCGAGGAGGCCAATCCGGATCCGATCAATTGGATTCGGCAGCGCTCACGCTGGTACAAGGGGTATCTGCAGAGCTGGCTGGTGCACGTGCGGCGACCGATCCAGCTGTGGCGCAAGATCGGTCCGGTCAGCTTTCTGCGCTTCACGCTCATCCTGGCCGGGACGCCGATCATCGCATGTCTGAATCTGCTGTTCTGGTTCATCACCATGACCTGGATCTTCGGCCAGCCGGAGCTCATCGAGCGGATCTTCCCGGCGGCGGTCTACTTCCCGGCGCTCATCGCCCTGGTGCTCGGCAACTCCGCGACGGTGTACATGAACTTGGTCGCCTGCCGGGAGAACGACCGGCCGGATCTGCTGGTGGCCTGTCTGCTGTCACCGGCGTACTGGCTGCTGATGGCCGTCGCCGCCACCAAGGGATGCTGGCAGCTGGTGCGCAATCCGTCCTACTGGGAGAAGACCTTTCACGGTTTGGGCACCGCGAAGGAGACGGCCGAATGA
- a CDS encoding MspA family porin, producing the protein MRSKPFGMLILASGIMLCAAPPSQADVVDLAAHERTFASPIGSFTVGNRTESVNRIAPLNQVGTSREALVSTVAYGRLDGVAGGQLKTGYHVGCAVNLLNGNVGAIPQVYAPTVNIPVVPDPGLGLAVIGPNVQTPLSVNLSPGEVKDVPVAEKDLMPGKEVQIVIRDFHIAVNQCTGPVAIRQYTYLYAKSAEVDDSGAVFGDPTWL; encoded by the coding sequence ATGCGGTCGAAACCGTTCGGGATGCTCATTCTCGCCAGCGGGATCATGCTGTGCGCCGCGCCGCCGAGTCAGGCCGATGTCGTCGATCTGGCCGCACACGAGCGCACCTTCGCCTCCCCCATCGGGAGCTTCACCGTCGGCAATCGCACCGAATCGGTCAATCGCATCGCCCCGCTGAACCAGGTCGGCACTTCGCGTGAGGCATTGGTCAGCACGGTGGCTTACGGCCGACTCGATGGCGTGGCCGGTGGACAGCTCAAGACCGGGTATCACGTCGGCTGCGCGGTGAATCTGCTCAATGGGAATGTCGGCGCGATTCCACAGGTCTACGCGCCCACCGTGAATATTCCGGTGGTTCCGGATCCCGGTCTCGGGTTGGCGGTGATCGGGCCCAATGTGCAGACGCCGCTGAGTGTCAATCTCAGTCCGGGCGAGGTCAAGGATGTTCCGGTCGCGGAGAAGGACCTCATGCCGGGCAAGGAAGTTCAGATCGTGATTCGCGACTTCCATATCGCGGTCAATCAGTGCACCGGACCGGTGGCGATCCGCCAGTACACCTATCTCTACGCCAAATCTGCCGAAGTAGACGACAGTGGCGCGGTTTTCGGCGACCCGACCTGGCTGTAA
- the ilvA gene encoding threonine ammonia-lyase IlvA, whose protein sequence is MCRVSDPLVVAEKVSSHVPELSADEIDAAAKRISDIIEPTPLQRIARLSAATGAEVYLKREDLTAVRSYKLRGAYNLIIQLNAAERAAGVVTASAGNHAQGVAFACKAMGIHGRIYVPRTTPKQKRDRIRVHGGEFVQLIAIGDTYDAAAAAAADDVARTGATMVPPFDDPRTAAGQGTIAAEFLEQLDRAPDLVVVPVGGGGCLAGISTYLRERSPGTMILGVEPAGAASMTAALVAGGPVTLPEIDPFVDGAAVRRIGAVPYTAVSRLGGGVRSHASLPLLTATESGSGAGAFRMMTVDEGAICTAMLELYQNEGIVAEPAGALATAALRDIEIAPGATVVCLLSGGNNDVSRYGEVIERSLVHQGLKHYFLVDFPQEPGALRRFLDEVLGPDDDITLFEYVKRNNRETGAALVGIELGSPEGLEPLQKRMDESPIRGERLDPGSPAYRYLT, encoded by the coding sequence ATGTGTCGGGTGTCGGATCCGCTAGTAGTCGCAGAGAAAGTATCCAGTCACGTGCCCGAGTTGAGCGCGGACGAAATCGATGCCGCCGCCAAGCGAATCTCCGACATTATCGAGCCGACGCCGCTGCAGCGGATCGCGCGGTTGTCGGCGGCGACGGGTGCCGAGGTCTACCTCAAGCGTGAGGACCTCACCGCCGTGCGCTCGTACAAGCTGCGCGGGGCCTACAACCTCATCATCCAGCTCAATGCCGCCGAACGCGCCGCCGGCGTGGTCACGGCCAGCGCCGGAAACCATGCCCAGGGTGTGGCTTTCGCGTGCAAGGCGATGGGGATCCACGGCCGCATCTACGTCCCGAGAACCACTCCCAAGCAGAAGCGTGATCGAATCCGCGTGCACGGCGGCGAATTCGTGCAGTTGATCGCCATCGGCGATACCTATGACGCGGCCGCCGCGGCCGCCGCCGATGATGTGGCGCGCACCGGCGCGACCATGGTGCCGCCCTTCGATGATCCGCGCACCGCCGCGGGTCAGGGCACGATCGCCGCGGAGTTCCTGGAGCAGCTCGACCGAGCTCCGGATCTGGTGGTGGTGCCGGTGGGTGGCGGTGGCTGCCTGGCCGGAATCAGCACATATCTGCGGGAACGGTCGCCGGGCACCATGATCCTGGGCGTCGAGCCCGCGGGCGCGGCCTCCATGACCGCGGCCCTGGTGGCCGGGGGACCGGTCACGCTCCCGGAGATCGATCCCTTCGTCGATGGCGCGGCCGTGCGCCGGATCGGCGCTGTGCCCTATACCGCGGTGTCCAGGCTCGGCGGCGGGGTGCGCTCGCACGCCTCGCTGCCCTTACTGACCGCGACCGAATCCGGTAGTGGCGCAGGCGCTTTCCGCATGATGACCGTCGACGAGGGCGCCATCTGCACCGCCATGCTCGAGCTCTATCAGAACGAGGGCATTGTCGCCGAGCCCGCGGGTGCGCTGGCCACGGCGGCGCTGCGCGATATCGAGATCGCGCCGGGCGCGACCGTGGTGTGCCTGCTGTCCGGCGGCAATAACGATGTCTCCCGCTACGGCGAGGTCATCGAGCGCTCGCTGGTGCATCAGGGGCTCAAACACTATTTCCTGGTGGACTTTCCGCAGGAGCCGGGCGCGCTGCGGCGCTTCCTGGACGAAGTGCTCGGACCGGACGACGACATCACCCTCTTCGAGTACGTCAAGCGCAACAACCGGGAGACCGGGGCGGCGCTGGTCGGTATCGAACTGGGGTCGCCGGAGGGTTTGGAGCCGCTGCAGAAGCGGATGGATGAATCCCCGATTCGCGGCGAACGCCTCGATCCGGGTTCGCCCGCGTACCGCTATCTGACCTGA
- the treY gene encoding malto-oligosyltrehalose synthase has protein sequence MTSTPEHHTGPIARQTPVRSTYRLQLRPDALTFADARGIAEYLQQLGISHLYLSPVLTATRGSTHGYDITDPTTVASALGGPTGLKALSDEVRGRGMGLIVDLVPNHVGVADPRQNPWWWDVLTHGKESKYAHYFDIDWSPANGAGGRLALPVLANENDPAALSVDRAGLEPMLALRDMRFPIAPGTDGENALRIHDKQHYRLVNWKSGLCGYRRYFTVGGLAALRQEDPVVFEATHRELAAWCEHDLIDGVRVDHPDGLANPTEYLTRLRKLIGPARLLLVEKVLAQGEPLDSGLPVDGTTGYDALGDIGGVLIDPDGEKILTDLSRQFTGHGSDRVWFEEHEHRIKRAVAETMLVPEVRRLVAAVKRDARADAFDTMALTNATIEVLSHMPVARADYAPLAGTIGRVVAEVAGRNSELTAPLQVLVTALAVRGEAATRFHQVGGAVTAKAVEDTMFYRAARLASLQEMGSDPRRFGSSVIEFHLANAERAARWPATMTTLSTHDTKRGEDTRARIGMLSQVPDIWARSVTAWHEIAPGPDGATALFLLQNMYGAWPADGRPAGIVPGFRERVHQFAEKAIREAGTQSSWEEPDLEFENSVHRWIDTVIDGPVGVELGEFVTDLATHAWTDALAQKLLQLCGPGIPDIYQGCELWEDSLVDPDNRRPVDFTHRSLLLQSLTGTPDLDPTGAVKMWIVAYALWLRRERPECFVGGTYTPLFASGDHAEHLISYARGRNGETPEVIVAVTRHSIRLDEAGGWGDTVLDLPQGHWTDRLTGHTFSGRSRLEKLFARLPVALLVR, from the coding sequence ATGACCAGCACGCCCGAACATCACACCGGCCCCATCGCGCGGCAGACGCCCGTGCGCAGCACCTATCGTCTGCAGCTGCGCCCCGACGCACTGACCTTCGCCGATGCCCGAGGCATCGCCGAATACCTGCAGCAACTGGGGATTTCGCACCTGTACCTGTCCCCCGTACTCACCGCCACCCGCGGCTCCACGCACGGCTACGACATCACCGACCCGACCACCGTCGCCTCGGCGCTGGGCGGGCCGACCGGGCTCAAAGCGCTCTCGGACGAGGTGCGCGGGCGCGGTATGGGTTTGATCGTGGATCTGGTGCCCAACCATGTCGGCGTCGCCGATCCACGGCAGAACCCGTGGTGGTGGGATGTGCTCACGCACGGTAAGGAATCGAAGTACGCGCACTACTTCGATATCGACTGGAGTCCGGCCAATGGCGCGGGCGGTCGGCTCGCGCTCCCGGTGCTCGCCAATGAGAACGATCCGGCGGCGCTGTCGGTGGATCGGGCCGGACTCGAACCCATGCTGGCGCTGCGCGATATGCGCTTCCCGATCGCACCCGGGACCGACGGTGAGAACGCGTTGCGCATCCACGACAAGCAGCACTATCGGCTGGTGAACTGGAAGTCCGGGCTCTGCGGCTATCGGCGGTACTTCACCGTCGGCGGGCTGGCGGCGCTGCGGCAGGAGGATCCGGTGGTCTTCGAGGCCACCCACCGCGAACTCGCCGCCTGGTGTGAACACGATCTGATCGACGGGGTGCGCGTCGACCATCCGGACGGGCTCGCCAACCCCACCGAATACCTCACGCGCCTGCGCAAACTCATCGGACCGGCGCGACTGCTGCTGGTGGAGAAGGTGCTCGCACAGGGCGAACCCCTGGACTCCGGACTGCCCGTCGACGGCACCACCGGCTACGACGCGCTCGGCGATATCGGTGGTGTGCTCATCGATCCCGATGGCGAGAAGATCCTCACCGATCTGTCCCGGCAGTTCACCGGGCACGGCAGCGACCGGGTCTGGTTCGAGGAGCATGAGCATCGGATCAAGCGGGCCGTGGCCGAGACCATGTTGGTGCCCGAGGTGCGGCGACTGGTCGCGGCCGTCAAACGCGATGCGCGCGCGGACGCCTTCGACACCATGGCGCTGACCAATGCCACCATCGAGGTGCTCTCGCATATGCCGGTCGCGCGCGCCGATTACGCGCCGCTGGCGGGAACCATCGGCCGGGTGGTGGCCGAGGTGGCCGGGCGCAACAGCGAACTCACCGCGCCACTGCAGGTGCTGGTCACCGCGCTCGCCGTTCGGGGAGAAGCCGCCACCCGCTTCCATCAGGTCGGCGGGGCGGTCACCGCGAAGGCCGTGGAGGACACCATGTTCTACCGCGCGGCGCGACTGGCCTCACTCCAGGAGATGGGCTCGGATCCGAGGCGCTTCGGCAGTTCGGTCATCGAATTCCATCTCGCCAATGCCGAGCGGGCCGCACGCTGGCCCGCCACCATGACCACGCTCTCGACCCATGACACCAAGCGCGGTGAGGACACCCGGGCGCGCATCGGCATGCTGTCGCAGGTGCCCGATATCTGGGCGCGGTCGGTGACCGCGTGGCATGAGATCGCCCCCGGACCCGATGGCGCGACCGCACTGTTCCTGCTGCAGAACATGTACGGCGCGTGGCCCGCGGACGGCAGACCCGCCGGAATCGTGCCGGGCTTCCGCGAACGCGTACATCAGTTCGCGGAGAAGGCCATTCGTGAGGCGGGGACCCAATCCTCCTGGGAGGAGCCGGATCTCGAATTCGAGAATTCGGTGCATCGGTGGATAGACACGGTGATCGACGGCCCCGTCGGTGTCGAATTGGGGGAATTCGTCACCGATCTGGCGACACACGCCTGGACCGACGCATTGGCGCAGAAGCTACTTCAACTCTGCGGGCCCGGAATTCCGGATATCTACCAGGGCTGCGAACTCTGGGAGGACTCCCTGGTCGACCCGGACAATCGCAGACCCGTCGATTTCACCCACCGCTCACTACTACTGCAATCGCTCACCGGGACACCGGATCTGGACCCCACCGGTGCGGTGAAAATGTGGATAGTGGCCTATGCGCTATGGCTGCGAAGAGAACGGCCCGAATGTTTTGTCGGCGGCACCTATACGCCATTGTTCGCCTCCGGTGACCACGCCGAACATCTCATCTCCTACGCCCGCGGGCGCAATGGCGAGACACCGGAGGTAATCGTCGCCGTCACCCGGCACAGCATTCGGCTCGATGAAGCCGGCGGGTGGGGCGATACCGTACTCGACCTGCCACAGGGCCATTGGACCGACCGACTGACCGGCCATACATTCTCCGGGCGATCGCGATTGGAGAAGCTGTTCGCCCGGTTGCCTGTGGCGCTATTGGTGCGATGA
- a CDS encoding DUF2235 domain-containing protein — translation MKRLVVCCDGTWKAESSTTVSNIVKIAQTVCHTGTDAQGEAVGQRVYYISGPGARGFTTDRLLGGAFGLGLEANLSAAYWQLALNWEPGDEIFIFGFSRGAYTARSLAGMINRLGILTYKAMIDGKYPDALQIYHTRKADPDDPDPPEWAEFRRENCHSEPVVINFLGVFDTVGAMGIPGITAWRHRFHDVRLSNTVHCARQALALNERRRAFEPCLWEVPVEIGHKFRRTDRVKQVWFEGVHSDIGGGYPECALSDIALHWMIREAEAEGLRFDHTRLTTLREHCPHPPKKHLLLHNSLGPAFRLLNFIRLLRNPRSPRFYWDSWRRILTPTDQASYLASSSARRARDYHPDNLRRWHETLVGPIPAALIEHTDLGPLDTPEPESEPTAEVMREAV, via the coding sequence ATGAAAAGACTTGTGGTGTGCTGTGACGGCACCTGGAAGGCCGAATCGTCCACGACGGTCTCGAACATCGTCAAGATCGCGCAGACCGTCTGCCATACCGGCACGGACGCACAGGGCGAGGCCGTCGGTCAGCGCGTCTATTACATCTCCGGTCCGGGGGCGCGCGGATTCACCACCGATCGATTGCTCGGCGGTGCCTTCGGGCTCGGTTTGGAGGCCAATCTCTCGGCCGCCTACTGGCAATTGGCACTCAATTGGGAGCCGGGCGACGAGATCTTCATCTTCGGCTTCAGTCGCGGCGCGTACACCGCGCGCAGCCTGGCCGGGATGATCAACCGCCTCGGCATCCTCACCTACAAGGCCATGATCGACGGCAAGTACCCGGACGCGCTGCAGATCTACCACACCCGCAAGGCCGACCCGGATGATCCGGATCCACCCGAATGGGCCGAATTCCGCAGGGAAAACTGCCATTCCGAACCCGTGGTGATCAACTTCCTGGGCGTCTTCGACACCGTGGGAGCCATGGGCATTCCCGGGATCACCGCCTGGCGGCACCGCTTCCACGATGTGCGGCTGTCCAATACCGTGCACTGTGCCCGGCAGGCCCTGGCCCTGAACGAGCGCCGTCGCGCCTTCGAACCGTGCCTGTGGGAGGTCCCGGTCGAGATCGGGCACAAGTTCCGCCGCACCGATAGGGTCAAACAGGTCTGGTTCGAGGGTGTGCACAGCGATATCGGCGGCGGCTACCCCGAATGCGCGCTCTCCGATATCGCCCTGCACTGGATGATCCGCGAGGCCGAGGCCGAGGGCCTGCGCTTCGACCACACCCGCCTCACCACCCTGCGCGAACACTGCCCCCACCCGCCGAAAAAGCATCTACTGCTGCACAATTCGCTGGGCCCGGCATTCCGGCTACTCAATTTCATTCGCCTACTGCGTAATCCGCGCAGTCCCCGCTTCTACTGGGATTCCTGGCGCCGCATTCTCACCCCCACCGATCAGGCCAGCTATCTGGCCTCCTCCTCCGCCCGGCGCGCCCGGGACTACCACCCCGACAATCTCAGGCGCTGGCATGAAACCCTGGTCGGCCCCATCCCCGCCGCCCTCATCGAACACACCGACCTGGGCCCACTCGACACCCCGGAACCGGAGTCGGAGCCGACCGCCGAAGTGATGAGGGAAGCGGTGTAG